The Elaeis guineensis isolate ETL-2024a chromosome 14, EG11, whole genome shotgun sequence genome has a segment encoding these proteins:
- the LOC105057100 gene encoding omega-3 fatty acid desaturase, chloroplastic: MASWVLSECRGIRPLPADNARPKSRLQPPRRSLPCPPPRGVDFHRSICLQGRAFHRDWAWRVSSPLRVATVEEEREGGVVNGNEKEEPEFDPAMPPTFGLAEIRAAIPKHCWVKDPWRSMSYVVRDVVVVFGLAAAAAFLNNWMGWPLYWVAQGTMFWALFVLGHDCGHGSFSTNPKLNSVVGHLLHSSILVPYHGWRISHRTHHQNHGHVENDESWHPLPEKLYRSLESATRILRFTVPFPMLAYPLYLWKRSPGKTGSHFHPDSDLFVPNERKDVLTSTACWSAMVAMLAGLTWKFGLVPMIKLYGIPYLTFVMWLDFVTYLHHHGHDEKLPWYRGKEWSYLRGGLTTLDRDYGWINNIHHDIGTHVIHHLFPQIPHYHLVEATEAAKPVLGKYYREPEKSAPLPFHLFGILAKSLRHDHYVGDTGDVVYYQTDGQMK; encoded by the exons ATGGCGAGTTGGGTTCTATCTGAATGCCGTGGTATAAGACCGCTCCCGGCGGATAACGCCCGACCCAAATCCAGGCTCCAGCCACCGCGGCGGAGCCTCCCCTGTCCGCCTCCCCGCGGCGTGGATTTCCACCGTTCGATCTgcctccaaggtcgggcattccACCGGGACTGGGCGTGGAGGGTGAGTTCGCCGCTGAGGGTGGCGACGGTGGAGGAGGAGAGGGAAGGAGGGGTGGTAAATGGGAATGAGAAAGAGGAGCCGGAGTTCGATCCCGCGATGCCACCAACGTTCGGGCTGGCGGAGATCCGGGCGGCCATCCCCAAGCACTGCTGGGTGAAGGACCCTTGGAGATCTATGAGCTATGTGGTGCGGGATGTGGTCGTTGTGTTTGGGCTCGCGGCCGCCGCCGCCTTCCTCAATAACTGGATGGGGTGGCCCCTCTATTGGGTGGCTCAGGGCACCATGTTCTGGGCACTCTTCGTTCTTGGCCATGATTG TGGGCACGGTAGCTTTTCAACCAATCCGAAGCTGAACAGTGTGGTTGGGCATTTGCTCCATTCGTCCATTCTCGTGCCTTACCATGGCTG GAGGATTAGTCACAGGACTCATCACCAGAACCATGGGCATGTCGAGAACGACGAGTCGTGGCACCCT TTACCTGAGAAGTTATATAGGAGTCTGGAATCTGCAACTCGGATTCTGCGTTTCACAGTGCCTTTCCCAATGCTTGCGTATCCCTTGTACCTG TGGAAAAGGAGTCCAGGGAAGACAGGTTCACACTTCCATCCAGATAGTGATCTATTTGTTCCAAATGAGAGGAAGGATGTGTTAACATCAACTGCTTGCTGGTCAGCAATGGTGGCGATGCTTGCAGGATTAACATGGAAATTTGGCCTTGTTCCAATGATTAAACTGTATGGAATTCCTTATTTG ACTTTCGTTATGTGGTTGGATTTTGTGACATATTTGCATCATCATGGGCATGATGAGAAACTTCCCTGGTATCGCGGAAAG GAATGGAGTTATCTCCGTGGAGGGCTGACAACACTAGATCGGGATTATGGATGGATCAACAACATCCACCATGATATTGGGACTCATGTGATCCATCACCTCTTCCCGCAGATACCACATTACCATCTAGTGGAAGCT ACTGAGGCAGCAAAGCCGGTGCTCGGAAAGTACTACAGAGAGCCTGAGAAATCTGCTCCTTTGCCATTTCACCTATTTGGCATCCTAGCAAAGAGCTTGAGACATGATCACTATGTTGGTGATACTGGAGATGTTGTCTACTATCAGACCGACGGTCAAATGAAATAG
- the LOC105057099 gene encoding uncharacterized protein, protein MGDQWAPYLNHFSHHEQRPPRHRLLPTTIFLFKNRAISFPCLSTHSHVALSFCSPASPTSFPSQIPLQILTLYPSSTDAKFHTPIIPLPLLQIPLLMKISSSFYLPSNDAAADGCSSGILRRFLCGSLHRNDCRESEQSHGINAAFGQEWKVEQETMPSPGIVARLMGLESMPVYPCAASELVARSRSTNSLESWPGFLSKRSHSPQFKTLQSFHETPTYLKQENDDFLLLSFMSDDREEAMASNGMRTRMDFREMKEKKKGGHKARVVEKKSRTERRIREKKNKNKTVEQQHGHKENLPERKHGEVKDSAVRRSRKKDVHSKGCQGTKAADSIQSIEQREMPIMLDRSNLKEKLENARGKVELECSSQNSSPVSVLDLAYIDCDYRNNTNSPSTEEQKQPIRQSSRRKLPPNYENVNCSTPNIGLVTFSRDGGMSSLDEESKRSRNQEQACPDFSDILGKICRLAEEDLKNSTWISKETSRAQHFGEIAADLGVEILDLLLYEAVCELPNCIA, encoded by the exons ATGGGAGACCAATGGGCCCCATACCTCAACCACTTTTCACACCACGAACAGAGACCACCACGGCACCGTCTCCTTCCCACCACCATTTTTCTGTTCAAAAACAGAGCCATCTCCTTCCCCTGCCTTTCCACCCACTCACATGTCGCCCTCTCCTTTTGCTCCCCTGCCTCACCCACCTCTTTCCCAAGTCAAATTCCACTCCAAATTCTCACTCTTTATCCATCATCAACTGATGCTAAATTCCACACACCCATCATTCCTCTGCCCCTTCTCCAAATTCCTCTCCTCATGAAGATCTCTTCCTCCTTCTACTTACCCTCAAATGACGCCGCTGCTGATGGCTGCTCTTCAGGAATTCTTCGTCGCTTTCTTTGCGGAAGTCTCCATAGAAACGATTGCAGAGAGAGCGAACAAAGCCATGGGATTAATGCTGCTTTTGGCCAAGAGTGGAAGGTGGAGCAGGAGACAATGCCGAGTCCTGGCATCGTGGCGCGCTTAATGGGCCTGGAGTCGATGCCAGTGTATCCATGTGCTGCTTCTGAGTTGGTGGCGAGAAGCCGGTCTACAAACTCGCTCGAGAGCTGGCCTGGGTTTCTTTCCAAGAGGAGCCATAGCCCGCAGTTCAAGACATTACAGTCTTTTCATGAAACACCGACGTACTTGAAGCAGGAGAACGACGATTTCTTGCTTCTGAGCTTCATGTCTGATGATAGAGAAGAGGCCATGGCATCCAATGGAATGAGAACTAGGATGGATTTTCGAGaaatgaaggaaaagaaaaagggtgGGCACAAGGCCAGAGTAGTGGAAAAGAAGAGCAGAACAGAGAGAAGAATCagagaaaagaagaacaaaaacaaGACAGTCGAGCAGCAGCACGGTCACAAGGAGAACTTGCCCGAGAGGAAACATGGTGAAGTTAAGGACTCGGCAGTCCGCCGTTCTCGAAAGAAGGATGTTCATAGTAAAGGCTGCCAAGGTACCAAAGCTGCGGATTCCATTCAGTCCATAGAACAAAGAGAAATGCCAATTATGTTGGACAGGTCCAACCTTAAAGAGAAGCTAGAAAATGCTCGAGGGAAAGTGGAACTGGAGTGCAGCTCTCAGAATTCCAGTCCTGTTTCAGTTTTGGATCTCGCATACATCGATTGTGACTACCGCAACAACACCAATTCTCCATCTACTG AAGAACAGAAGCAACCAATACGGCAGAGCTCAAGAAGAAAGCTGCCACCGAACTATGAGAATGTCAACTGCTCGACTCCAAACATTGGCCTTGTTACATTCTCCAGGGATGGAGGAATGAGTTCTCTTGATGAGGAAAGCAAGAGATCGAGGAATCAAGAACAGGCTTGTCCAGATTTTTCAGACATTTTGGGAAAGATTTGCAGGCTAGCGGAGGAGGATCTCAAGAACTCTACATGGATTTCAAAGGAAACTTCGAGAGCACAACATTTTGGAGAAATTGCAGCGGATCTTGGGGTAGAGATACTTGATCTACTTCTCTACGAGGCAGTATGCGAATTACCTAACTGCATTGCATAA
- the LOC105057098 gene encoding zinc finger CCCH domain-containing protein 33 — protein sequence MCSGPRKPSPPPSLSTDAADMNAGGDPKKYPEAAVLLELSASDDLPAFKHAVEDDGLPLDFSALWYCRSPGRRTMGFEQRTPLMIAALYGSPTVLSYILAARPTEASRRSPSDGATPLHCAASGGSSSSLEVVKMLMDASADVDLLDAAGNRPGDVIARHFCSSSTRSLESVLKPSSPRVSSPGGAKEAEKTGEKKEYPPDLTLPDIKNGIYSTDEFRMYTFKIKPCSRAYSHDWTECPFVHPGENARRRDPRKYPYSCVPCPEFRKSSCRNGDACEYAHGVFESWLHPAQYRTRLCKDETGCNRRVCFFAHKPEELRTVNPSAASVAGMVLSSPRSSPPGLSSLDMATALMLMQQPGSPMSSSTSSGLGGATVWTSQPGGLMTPPSLQLPSSRLKASLNARDLSFDLDLLGLEEYQQKLIDEISSTASPRATWTPNSLGAATAASRPLDYNELFGSLDPSLLSQLQGLSLKQAAAASASAGAQFQSPSGVQRHQSQLLSGYGGNLPSSQTVSATSSYGLDHSMAKAIMNSRASAFAKRSQSFIDRGATASRQSTLSSMSTAAAAPVVSSGLSDWGSPDGKLDWGIQGEELNKLRKSASLNFRNNQGGSGFGGAAPATAVPGGLDEPDLSWVQSLVKDGPAAPIGRRGLEQQRKGYKLNGGGGDFHGSELFSPWEEKIMA from the coding sequence ATGTGCAGCGGCCCCCGGAAGCCCTCTCCGCCACCGTCTCTCTCCACCGACGCCGCCGACATGAACGCCGGCGGCGACCCGAAGAAGTACCCAGAGGCCGCCGTCCTCCTCGAGCTCTCGGCCTCCGACGACCTTCCCGCCTTCAAGCACGCCGTGGAGGATGACGGCCTCCCCCTCGACTTCAGCGCCCTCTGGTACTGCCGCTCCCCCGGCCGACGGACGATGGGCTTCGAACAGAGGACACCACTCATGATCGCCGCCCTCTACGGCAGTCCCACCGTGCTCTCCTACATCCTTGCCGCCCGTCCCACCGAGGCATCTCGCCGCTCCCCGTCGGACGGCGCTACCCCGCTCCACTGTGCCGCCTCCGGCGGTTCCTCCTCTTCTCTCGAAGTCGTCAAGATGCTCATGGACGCCTCCGCAGACGTAGATTTACTCGATGCCGCTGGAAACCGCCCCGGCGACGTCATCGCCCGCCACTTCTGCTCCTCCTCCACTCGATCCCTTGAAAGCGTCCTCAAACCCTCTTCTCCGAGGGTTTCTTCTCCAGGAGGAGCAAAAGAAGCGGAGAAGACCGGCGAGAAGAAAGAATATCCTCCCGATCTCACTCTCCCCGATATCAAGAATGGGATCTACAGCACTGACGAGTTCCGGATGTATACCTTCAAGATCAAGCCTTGCTCCAGGGCCTACTCCCACGACTGGACCGAGTGTCCCTTCGTCCACCCGGGAGAGAACGCCCGCCGTCGCGACCCTCGGAAATATCCTTACAGCTGCGTCCCCTGCCCGGAGTTCCGAAAAAGTTCATGCCGGAACGGCGATGCGTGCGAGTACGCCCATGGGGTGTTCGAAAGCTGGCTCCACCCGGCCCAGTATCGGACCCGTCTCTGCAAGGACGAAACCGGCTGCAACCGCCGCGTTTGCTTCTTCGCCCACAAACCGGAGGAACTCCGGACCGTCAACCCCTCGGCGGCCTCCGTCGCGGGGATGGTGCTCTCCTCTCCGAGATCGTCACCACCGGGGCTTTCGTCGTTGGACATGGCTACGGCTTTGATGTTGATGCAGCAGCCGGGATCGCCCATGTCATCTTCCACTTCGTCGGGATTGGGCGGGGCGACGGTGTGGACGAGTCAGCCGGGCGGCTTGATGACGCCGCCCTCCCTGCAGCTGCCAAGCAGCAGACTGAAGGCATCGCTGAACGCCAGAGATTTGAGTTTTGACCTGGATTTGCTCGGGCTCGAAGAGTACCAGCAGAAGCTGATCGATGAGATCTCAAGCACCGCCTCACCCAGGGCCACCTGGACGCCTAACTCCCTGGGCGCAGCTACCGCTGCCTCTCGACCATTGGATTATAACGAACTATTTGGTTCTCTCGACCCATCGTTGCTATCTCAATTGCAGGGTCTCTCTCTGAAACAGGCGGCAGCTGCCTCGGCCTCGGCTGGAGCTCAATTCCAATCGCCCAGTGGAGTCCAGAGGCATCAGTCTCAATTGCTTTCTGGCTATGGAGGCAACTTGCCTTCTTCCCAAACGGTGAGTGCCACTTCATCATATGGGCTCGATCATTCGATGGCGAAGGCCATCATGAACTCGAGGGCTTCAGCGTTCGCAAAGCGGAGCCAGAGCTTCATTGACCGTGGAGCGACGGCAAGTCGCCAATCGACCCTCTCTTCGATGAGTACCGCTGCAGCGGCGCCGGTGGTTTCATCGGGTCTTTCCGACTGGGGCTCGCCGGATGGGAAGTTGGATTGGGGAATTCAAGGGGAGGAGCTGAACAAGCTGAGGAAGTCGGCATCTTTGAACTTCCGAAACAATCAGGGCGGAAGCGGCTTTGGAGGAGCAGCCCCGGCGACTGCAGTGCCGGGGGGCTTGGATGAGCCGGACCTATCTTGGGTGCAGTCACTGGTTAAGGATGGACCGGCAGCACCAATTGGCCGGCGTGGCCTGGAACAGCAGCGGAAGGGGTACAAACTCAACGGTGGTGGAGGCGACTTCCATGGATCGGAGCTCTTCTCTCCTTGGGAGGAGAAGATTATGGCTTAA